A region of Actinobacillus porcitonsillarum DNA encodes the following proteins:
- a CDS encoding methylated-DNA--[protein]-cysteine S-methyltransferase: MKPTIYYHYYQSPVGRLLLLAQECGLIYIEFEQEQQTTDISSFTKATPTSGQVYKIFCKTIEILDRYFAAEPIDFSQLDFLAPQGTEFQQAVWHILRTISYGKTTSYGEIAHQLGKPNAMRAVGGAVGRNPISILIPCHRVLGKNSALTGFGGGLPNKRYLLQLEGIPYQDKGIEFVTPKTKKW, from the coding sequence ATGAAACCAACAATTTATTACCATTATTACCAAAGCCCAGTCGGGCGCTTATTATTACTTGCTCAAGAGTGTGGACTTATCTATATTGAATTTGAACAAGAACAACAAACCACAGATATCTCATCTTTTACCAAAGCGACACCGACAAGCGGTCAAGTTTATAAAATTTTTTGCAAAACAATCGAAATTTTAGACCGCTATTTTGCAGCCGAGCCTATAGATTTTTCTCAATTAGATTTTCTCGCTCCTCAAGGTACCGAATTTCAACAAGCGGTTTGGCATATTCTTCGAACCATTTCTTACGGAAAAACAACGAGCTATGGCGAAATTGCCCATCAGCTCGGTAAACCAAATGCCATGCGTGCCGTTGGGGGTGCCGTTGGGCGTAACCCTATTTCCATTTTGATACCTTGCCATCGTGTTTTGGGTAAAAATAGTGCTTTAACGGGCTTTGGTGGAGGATTACCAAACAAAAGATATTTACTTCAATTAGAAGGCATCCCATATCAAGATAAAGGGATTGAGTTTGTAACCCCAAAAACAAAAAAATGGTAA
- a CDS encoding Rrf2 family transcriptional regulator, with protein MRLTSRGRYAVTAILDIAIHGKEEPVSLADIADRQAISLSYLEQLFAQLRRDGIVHSVRGPGGGYKLEKSPKEISVGMIIAAVNESVDVTKCKGSGNCRKDSTCLTHTLWERLEEQIGVFLNTVSLEDLVKENSDHDCEKSHCHEHPHKH; from the coding sequence ATGAGATTAACGTCAAGAGGACGTTATGCAGTAACGGCAATTTTAGATATTGCTATTCATGGCAAAGAAGAACCGGTTAGCCTTGCAGATATTGCAGATCGTCAAGCCATTTCATTATCTTATTTAGAACAGCTTTTTGCACAATTACGCCGCGATGGTATCGTTCATAGTGTTCGAGGCCCTGGCGGGGGATATAAATTAGAAAAATCGCCGAAAGAAATTTCGGTGGGTATGATTATTGCGGCTGTGAATGAGAGTGTTGATGTGACCAAATGCAAAGGCAGCGGTAATTGCCGTAAAGATTCAACATGTTTAACTCATACATTGTGGGAACGTTTAGAGGAACAAATTGGTGTTTTTCTAAATACCGTTTCACTAGAAGATTTAGTTAAAGAGAATTCGGATCACGATTGTGAGAAATCACATTGTCATGAACATCCTCACAAACACTAA
- a CDS encoding outer membrane protein transport protein, which yields MSKFSKTLLATTITFVAGGVNAAAFQLAEVSTSGLGMAYAGNAAVADNASVVATNPALMTKFKRAELSAGGVLIDTDLHVKGTTALGNSANQNNIVPTSLIPNAYFVTPITDKFALGVGYNVNYGLKSEYSNDFNAGTMGGKTELAAHNFNLSGAYDLGYGFSFGAGVNAIYSKAEVRRTLGDQVNNPAVQAGVARANAGAMLLERLPNQSMTLTQLVAAIPASPALQAIAAQNPTAVAALQGLATRSPNATVGQTASLLRATANTLSNKETEVSRIKGDEWSFGWNAGLTYELNENHRWGLAYHSAIDVKFKGKYRNALVNDLGSIIATNGVEKDGKLTLNLPAYWELSGYHKLTDRFAVQYSWKRTEWSRLKQLDAYSLDDQYHYFHKAENFRDSNRYALGVSYDATEDLTLRAGMAYDRSASVRSPSISIPDTNRVWYSAGATYRFTPDLSVDGGFSFLRGTSFSFNEDGAAFKTKARGYLYGLNLNYKF from the coding sequence ATGTCTAAATTTTCTAAAACATTACTTGCAACAACGATTACTTTCGTTGCTGGTGGTGTAAATGCGGCAGCATTCCAATTAGCTGAAGTTTCAACCTCTGGTTTAGGTATGGCATATGCTGGTAATGCAGCCGTTGCGGATAACGCTTCTGTGGTTGCAACAAACCCAGCACTGATGACTAAATTTAAACGTGCTGAACTTTCTGCTGGTGGTGTATTAATTGATACAGATCTTCATGTAAAAGGCACAACGGCTTTAGGAAATAGCGCAAATCAAAATAACATCGTACCGACATCATTAATCCCAAATGCTTATTTCGTTACACCAATCACGGATAAATTTGCATTAGGTGTAGGCTATAACGTAAATTATGGTCTTAAATCTGAGTATTCAAATGATTTTAACGCTGGCACGATGGGCGGAAAAACAGAGCTTGCTGCACACAACTTTAATTTAAGTGGTGCTTATGATCTTGGCTATGGTTTTAGCTTTGGTGCGGGTGTTAATGCCATTTACTCAAAAGCAGAAGTTCGCCGTACATTGGGTGATCAAGTAAATAATCCAGCTGTTCAAGCAGGTGTTGCTCGTGCAAATGCTGGTGCGATGCTTTTAGAGCGCCTTCCAAATCAATCAATGACACTCACACAATTAGTTGCAGCAATCCCAGCTAGTCCTGCATTACAAGCTATTGCAGCACAAAATCCAACTGCTGTTGCAGCATTGCAAGGATTGGCAACTCGCTCACCTAATGCAACAGTAGGACAAACAGCAAGCCTATTACGAGCTACTGCAAATACACTTTCAAATAAAGAAACCGAAGTTTCTCGTATCAAAGGCGATGAGTGGTCTTTCGGTTGGAATGCAGGTTTAACATATGAACTTAACGAAAATCATCGTTGGGGCTTAGCATACCATTCAGCCATTGACGTGAAATTTAAAGGGAAATATCGCAATGCCCTTGTTAATGATCTTGGTTCAATCATTGCCACAAACGGTGTAGAAAAAGATGGTAAATTAACGCTAAATCTGCCGGCTTACTGGGAATTATCAGGTTATCATAAGCTAACCGATCGTTTTGCTGTGCAATATAGCTGGAAACGTACCGAATGGTCTCGTTTAAAACAACTTGATGCTTACAGTTTAGATGATCAATATCATTACTTCCATAAAGCAGAGAACTTCCGTGATTCTAACCGCTATGCATTAGGAGTATCTTATGATGCAACAGAAGATTTAACGCTTCGTGCAGGTATGGCATATGACCGCAGTGCGAGTGTAAGAAGTCCATCAATTTCGATCCCAGATACTAACCGTGTATGGTATTCAGCAGGAGCGACCTACCGCTTTACTCCTGATCTTTCCGTTGATGGTGGCTTCTCATTCTTACGAGGTACAAGCTTTAGCTTCAACGAAGATGGCGCAGCATTTAAAACAAAAGCTCGTGGTTATCTCTATGGTTTAAATCTTAATTATAAATTCTAA
- the hemA gene encoding glutamyl-tRNA reductase, protein MTILALGINHKTASVGLRGKVAFDDQKRQLALSQIQQQDLAESVVILSTCNRTELYFHQPNITPREEEADNLEWREKCFNWFANIHQLDHDELRECIYFKQNMEAARHLMKVACGLDSLILGEPQILGQVKQAYHDSEHFYQKQHIGISSKLSRLFQRTFSTAKRVRSETEIGSSAVSVAYAACGLARQIFDDFGKLRFLLVGAGETIELVARYLIQHGAKNIMIANRTHIRAEMLAEKLNVPMQILSLSALQVGLNQADVVISSTGSPDTLISKEMVREAQKQRQFDPMLLVDIAVPRDIDENAGDIDGVYSYSVDDLQNIIQRNLAQRQQAAEQAEMIVDEECKAFFEWLKQQQSSDLIKRYRQDAEAIRQELLTKAMQAIHSGQDSEKILNELSYKLTNSLLHIPTQALQSMAKEGNSKGLQSFSQALKAEQ, encoded by the coding sequence ATGACCATTCTAGCTTTAGGCATTAACCATAAAACCGCATCTGTTGGATTAAGAGGAAAAGTTGCATTTGACGATCAAAAACGTCAGCTTGCTCTTAGCCAAATTCAGCAACAAGATTTAGCGGAAAGCGTGGTCATTCTCTCTACCTGTAACCGAACAGAACTTTACTTTCATCAACCTAATATCACACCTCGAGAAGAAGAGGCAGATAACCTTGAATGGCGAGAAAAATGTTTTAATTGGTTTGCAAATATTCATCAGCTTGATCACGATGAATTACGTGAATGTATTTATTTTAAACAAAATATGGAAGCCGCTCGCCATCTTATGAAAGTAGCTTGTGGGTTAGACTCACTTATTTTGGGTGAACCGCAAATTTTAGGGCAGGTAAAACAAGCTTATCACGATAGCGAGCATTTTTATCAAAAACAACATATCGGTATTTCCAGCAAGCTTTCTCGATTATTTCAACGTACCTTTTCTACCGCTAAACGCGTTCGTTCTGAAACGGAAATAGGCTCGAGTGCGGTCTCGGTTGCTTATGCAGCTTGTGGTCTTGCCCGCCAAATTTTTGATGACTTCGGTAAACTTCGTTTTCTCTTAGTCGGCGCAGGCGAAACCATTGAATTGGTGGCACGTTATCTAATTCAGCATGGCGCAAAAAATATCATGATTGCGAACCGAACGCATATCCGAGCGGAAATGTTAGCCGAAAAGCTTAATGTTCCAATGCAAATTCTTTCTCTCAGTGCATTACAAGTCGGGCTAAATCAAGCAGATGTTGTGATTAGCTCTACGGGTAGTCCTGATACATTGATTAGTAAAGAGATGGTAAGAGAAGCTCAAAAACAACGACAATTTGATCCAATGCTATTAGTTGATATTGCCGTACCTCGAGATATTGATGAAAATGCCGGCGATATTGATGGCGTTTATTCTTATAGCGTTGATGATCTGCAAAACATTATCCAACGCAATCTTGCCCAACGCCAACAAGCAGCGGAACAAGCGGAAATGATTGTGGATGAAGAATGTAAGGCTTTCTTTGAATGGTTAAAACAACAGCAATCCAGTGATTTAATCAAACGCTACCGCCAAGATGCAGAAGCGATCCGCCAAGAATTACTCACAAAAGCAATGCAAGCTATCCATAGTGGGCAAGATAGTGAAAAAATATTAAATGAATTAAGTTATAAACTCACTAACAGTTTATTACATATTCCGACTCAAGCGCTTCAATCTATGGCAAAAGAAGGCAACTCTAAAGGCTTACAAAGTTTTTCTCAAGCACTTAAAGCAGAACAATAA
- the prmB gene encoding 50S ribosomal protein L3 N(5)-glutamine methyltransferase has product MYQHNLELLGEISASSALSDLKTIQDMMRWAYSYFNASDLYYGHGYDNAWDEAQQLVLNALYLPADVPEVMYQSRLTDVEKTRVFHFIQERLGSRKPVAYLTNSSWFCGLEFYVDERVIVPRSPIGELISHQFNGLIPTSPKRILDMCTGSGCIAIACAVAFPEAEVDAVDLSLDALDVAQINIERHQLSHRVFPISSDLFNDIPQDKYDLIVTNPPYVDQEDLDDMPEEFHFEPELALGSGEDGLNITKRILAQAADYLSDNGVLVCEVGNSMVHLMEQYPSVPFNWIEFQNGGLGVFSLTKAQLLQYRDLFMA; this is encoded by the coding sequence ATGTATCAACATAATTTAGAACTCCTTGGGGAAATTTCAGCCTCAAGTGCTTTAAGCGATTTAAAAACCATTCAAGATATGATGCGTTGGGCATATAGCTATTTTAATGCTTCTGATCTTTATTACGGCCATGGCTACGACAATGCTTGGGATGAAGCGCAGCAACTTGTTCTCAATGCGTTATATCTACCTGCTGATGTGCCTGAAGTAATGTATCAATCTCGCCTAACTGATGTAGAAAAAACACGTGTTTTTCATTTTATTCAAGAGCGCTTAGGTTCTCGTAAGCCGGTTGCTTATTTAACGAATTCCTCTTGGTTCTGCGGTTTGGAATTCTATGTTGATGAGCGTGTTATTGTTCCTCGCTCTCCAATTGGTGAACTGATTAGCCATCAGTTTAACGGGCTTATTCCAACATCGCCTAAACGTATTTTAGATATGTGTACAGGGAGTGGCTGCATTGCTATCGCTTGTGCCGTTGCGTTTCCTGAAGCAGAGGTTGATGCCGTAGATTTATCTTTAGATGCATTAGATGTGGCGCAAATCAACATCGAACGTCATCAACTTTCTCATCGTGTATTCCCGATTAGCTCGGATCTGTTTAACGATATTCCTCAAGATAAATATGATTTAATTGTGACGAATCCGCCTTATGTCGATCAGGAAGATTTAGATGATATGCCAGAAGAATTCCACTTTGAGCCGGAATTAGCATTAGGTTCTGGTGAAGATGGCTTAAATATCACGAAACGTATTTTAGCCCAAGCGGCAGATTATTTATCCGATAATGGCGTCTTAGTTTGTGAAGTGGGTAATAGTATGGTTCACTTAATGGAACAATACCCGTCTGTACCATTCAATTGGATTGAATTCCAAAATGGCGGCTTAGGTGTATTCAGTTTAACCAAAGCCCAATTGCTTCAATATCGAGATCTATTTATGGCATAA
- a CDS encoding DMT family transporter produces the protein MTFLILAILCSVSVSVLLKVARAKNIVIEQAIAFNYITAIGLCYFLLKPDFKGLGFTDFFIQSEAQPIFLAMGILLPTVFIFMSRAVEYAGIVRADAAQRLALFLQIIAAVFLFNETLSDLRIVGVIVAFLALFCLLSKPTNEMGNAGKGMLFLALVWLGYGTTGILFKQIAKMGGAFPTTLFISFVLACAIMFSYLMIKRTQWTVPSFFGGILLGVLNFFNILFYIKAHQHFSDSPTIVFAGMDLGVICLGALTGALVFKEKISKLNGVGILLGLIAIVLLYAEKLFA, from the coding sequence ATGACATTTCTTATTCTTGCGATTTTATGTAGCGTATCGGTCTCGGTCTTACTTAAAGTTGCACGGGCTAAAAATATTGTGATCGAACAGGCGATTGCATTTAATTATATTACAGCAATTGGATTATGTTATTTCTTACTTAAACCCGATTTTAAAGGGCTAGGTTTTACAGACTTTTTTATTCAAAGCGAGGCACAGCCTATTTTTCTGGCAATGGGGATTTTATTGCCAACCGTCTTTATTTTTATGTCGAGAGCGGTGGAGTATGCCGGGATCGTTAGGGCAGACGCGGCACAGCGATTAGCGTTATTCCTACAAATTATTGCTGCCGTCTTTTTATTTAACGAAACCTTAAGTGATTTACGTATTGTTGGCGTAATCGTGGCATTTCTTGCACTTTTCTGTTTGCTTTCTAAGCCAACTAACGAAATGGGTAATGCAGGAAAGGGTATGCTTTTCTTAGCACTTGTTTGGTTGGGGTATGGTACAACAGGTATTTTGTTTAAACAGATTGCTAAAATGGGGGGCGCTTTCCCAACAACGCTCTTTATTTCTTTTGTGTTAGCTTGTGCGATTATGTTTAGTTATTTGATGATTAAACGTACTCAATGGACTGTACCGAGTTTCTTTGGCGGTATTTTATTAGGTGTATTAAACTTCTTTAATATTCTCTTTTATATCAAAGCTCATCAGCATTTTAGTGATAGCCCAACGATTGTTTTTGCCGGTATGGACTTAGGGGTAATTTGTTTAGGGGCTTTAACAGGAGCGTTAGTCTTTAAAGAAAAAATCAGTAAACTCAATGGTGTGGGGATTTTATTAGGTCTTATTGCCATTGTGTTACTCTATGCAGAAAAACTTTTCGCTTAA
- the smrB gene encoding endonuclease SmrB: protein MLENDDLALFHEAIKGTKKIKQDTFIPKTAPRKKVSELREMQEQKDTEFFFSDEYEPLLKEENEKIKYLREDIDPYILKQLRRGDFQPELFLDLHGLTREQAKRELAALILACERERVYCASIMTGFGTRTLKDQIPRWLVQHPKVIALHQAPREWGGDASILILVEQPESLERRLFER from the coding sequence ATGTTAGAAAATGATGATTTAGCCTTGTTTCATGAAGCAATTAAAGGCACAAAGAAAATAAAGCAAGATACTTTTATTCCTAAAACGGCACCACGTAAAAAGGTAAGTGAATTACGAGAAATGCAGGAACAAAAGGATACAGAATTTTTCTTTTCAGACGAATACGAGCCGTTGTTAAAAGAAGAAAATGAAAAAATTAAGTATCTGCGTGAAGATATTGACCCCTATATTTTAAAACAATTACGACGTGGCGATTTCCAACCCGAACTTTTTTTAGACTTACATGGTTTAACGCGTGAGCAAGCCAAACGGGAATTGGCAGCTTTAATTTTAGCCTGTGAAAGAGAGCGAGTGTATTGCGCAAGTATTATGACGGGATTTGGGACTCGAACATTAAAAGATCAAATTCCTCGCTGGTTAGTTCAGCACCCTAAAGTCATCGCCCTTCATCAAGCTCCGAGAGAATGGGGCGGTGATGCTTCTATTCTTATTTTGGTAGAGCAACCAGAAAGTTTGGAAAGAAGATTATTTGAAAGATAA
- the greA gene encoding transcription elongation factor GreA, translating into MKQIPMTVRGAELLREELDFLKNVRRPQIIDAIAEAREHGDLKENAEYHAAREQQGFCEGRIQEIEGKLANAQIIDVTKMQNNGKVIFGATVSLVNVDTDEEVTYRIVGDDEANIKEGLISVNSPIARGLVGKEVDDSVSITTPGGKVEFDIVDVEYL; encoded by the coding sequence ATGAAACAAATCCCAATGACAGTGCGTGGTGCAGAATTACTACGTGAAGAATTAGATTTTTTAAAAAATGTGCGCCGACCACAAATCATTGATGCTATTGCAGAAGCGCGTGAACACGGCGATTTAAAAGAAAATGCAGAATATCATGCCGCACGTGAACAACAAGGTTTCTGTGAAGGGCGTATTCAAGAGATCGAAGGTAAATTAGCCAATGCACAAATTATCGATGTCACAAAAATGCAAAATAACGGTAAAGTGATTTTTGGTGCAACGGTGAGCTTAGTAAACGTGGATACAGATGAAGAAGTGACTTACCGTATTGTTGGTGATGATGAGGCGAACATCAAAGAAGGGCTTATTTCAGTGAATTCCCCGATTGCTCGCGGTTTGGTCGGAAAAGAAGTAGACGACTCGGTATCAATTACGACACCAGGCGGTAAAGTTGAATTTGATATTGTGGATGTTGAATATCTCTAA
- a CDS encoding ATP-binding protein encodes MNLFKKCTENYVNWVIKLGKTKSAILGFVVLCIFAIIVQIFLDYLFLGRVLVHDILRSVLFGLISAPFVIYFFNVIVEKLEKSRVKLEQSIYELGTLREQDFILNKRLEKNSQDKTKLMATISHELRTPLNGIIGLSRILLEGELAPKQREYLKTINISAVSLGHIFSDIIDLEKIDSKRIELFNKPVEFIQLINDINHFANLMAGKKEIKFHLEYAKQLPHYINVDNARLSQVIWNLLSNAVKFTPEKGDVTLKINQLSPSCFQFIVIDSGIGIAKEEQDKIFNMFYQSERSDGNKAQGSGIGLAVSKHIAQLMGGDLTVESQLGQGATFTLTIQAEATHAEQDIQVQNLGLKVLLVEDVEVNVIVAKAMLEKFGCEIDVAMSGAEAYRQFEQHSYDLILLDIQLPDTTGTLIAQELRRRYENEEIDYLPLMVALTANIMQTKSEYQSQGMDDVLRKPLSLEALANCLNEHFGEVFLLNKSEKQPLEGIIQLDEKIYNKPMLDELVNVLGKSGVQANLALFEKLMPEYIAELQHAFQQWKIDDSPEYRQILATQAHKMKGAFASVGLKRLQEIAQLAQTDNGTEWTEHIAFWVEQMVELWQSDLEGLQKIWAE; translated from the coding sequence ATGAATCTCTTTAAAAAATGTACCGAAAATTATGTAAACTGGGTCATTAAATTAGGAAAAACAAAATCGGCAATTCTGGGCTTTGTTGTGTTATGTATATTTGCAATTATTGTCCAAATTTTTTTAGATTATTTATTTTTAGGCAGAGTTCTCGTCCATGATATTTTACGCTCTGTTTTATTTGGGCTTATTTCTGCTCCTTTTGTAATCTATTTCTTTAATGTGATTGTAGAAAAGCTCGAAAAATCAAGAGTAAAACTTGAACAGAGTATTTATGAATTAGGTACTCTTCGAGAACAAGATTTTATTTTAAATAAACGTTTGGAAAAGAATAGCCAAGATAAAACCAAGTTAATGGCAACAATTAGCCATGAATTGCGTACGCCGTTAAATGGGATTATCGGGTTAAGCCGTATTTTATTAGAGGGCGAACTTGCCCCCAAGCAACGTGAATACTTAAAAACAATTAATATCAGTGCCGTATCTTTAGGTCATATTTTTAGCGATATTATTGATTTAGAAAAAATTGATAGCAAAAGAATTGAGTTATTTAATAAACCTGTTGAGTTTATTCAGCTAATCAATGATATCAATCATTTTGCCAATTTAATGGCAGGCAAAAAAGAGATTAAATTTCACTTAGAATATGCCAAACAACTTCCACATTATATCAATGTAGATAATGCTCGTTTGAGCCAAGTCATTTGGAATTTATTAAGTAATGCGGTTAAATTTACCCCAGAAAAAGGGGATGTTACTTTAAAAATTAATCAACTATCGCCTTCTTGTTTTCAATTTATTGTAATTGATTCTGGTATTGGTATTGCTAAAGAAGAGCAAGATAAAATTTTTAATATGTTTTATCAATCAGAACGTTCTGATGGTAATAAGGCTCAAGGAAGCGGTATAGGTTTAGCCGTATCAAAACATATTGCTCAGTTGATGGGGGGCGATTTAACTGTAGAGAGCCAATTAGGACAGGGCGCCACGTTTACACTAACTATTCAAGCTGAAGCGACTCACGCAGAACAAGATATTCAAGTCCAAAATTTAGGGCTTAAGGTATTGCTTGTGGAGGATGTTGAAGTCAATGTTATTGTCGCGAAAGCTATGCTAGAAAAATTTGGTTGTGAAATAGATGTGGCGATGAGTGGGGCAGAAGCCTATCGCCAATTTGAGCAACATAGCTACGATCTCATTTTATTGGATATTCAATTACCCGATACAACTGGCACATTAATTGCCCAAGAGCTTCGCCGCCGCTACGAAAATGAAGAAATTGATTATTTACCTTTAATGGTGGCTTTAACGGCAAATATAATGCAAACCAAATCAGAATACCAATCTCAAGGAATGGATGATGTGTTGCGTAAACCGCTTTCATTAGAAGCCTTGGCTAATTGTTTAAATGAACATTTTGGCGAAGTATTTTTGTTAAATAAATCAGAAAAACAACCGCTTGAAGGGATCATTCAACTTGATGAAAAAATTTATAATAAGCCAATGTTAGATGAATTGGTAAATGTACTGGGAAAATCAGGCGTTCAGGCAAACCTCGCTTTATTTGAAAAGCTAATGCCAGAATATATTGCTGAATTACAGCACGCTTTTCAGCAATGGAAAATAGATGATTCGCCTGAATACAGACAAATTTTAGCGACTCAAGCTCACAAAATGAAAGGTGCTTTTGCTTCGGTTGGGTTAAAACGCTTGCAAGAGATAGCACAACTCGCGCAAACAGATAATGGAACAGAATGGACAGAACATATCGCCTTTTGGGTAGAACAAATGGTCGAACTTTGGCAATCTGATTTAGAGGGACTACAAAAAATATGGGCGGAATAA
- the dacB gene encoding serine-type D-Ala-D-Ala carboxypeptidase, translated as MFFKFSRFLKNGILLGLCYSTYSVAEINTTQLLSYLPSGTSATFIAKNLDTNQIITQHQSDIFMLPASTQKVFTALAAKLALPQDFRFQTALLTNGKVENNVLKGDLIVKFTGDPDLTSGQFYQLFSELKKQGIQKIEGNLILDTSVFASHDKASGWIWNDLTMCFNAPPAAINIDHNCFYVNLNADQPVGDYAKVDVPSAYPVQVFSSAYIVSKEDSPYCQLDVVAHDNNRYQVKGCMARQPTPFGLSFSVQDPTSYGASISLANLKKLAITFDGQVKEAPNPQKGTLLAEHFSKPLPDLLKKMMKKSDNQIADALFRTVAYHQQNRPASFQLASHVVRHLLNTKANMTFNNSIIADGSGLSRHNQVSAETMLQALEYIAKNEDSLQLLEAFPIAGVDGTISGRGSMINEPLVKNIIAKTGSLKGVYNLAGFMRNAKGERIAFVQFINGYSTGDLESKTKRAPLVNFEHNLFMALYQE; from the coding sequence ATGTTCTTTAAATTCTCACGTTTTCTAAAAAACGGCATTCTTCTCGGTTTATGTTATAGCACTTATAGCGTTGCTGAAATCAATACAACTCAGTTGCTTAGCTATCTACCATCTGGTACTTCAGCAACCTTTATCGCTAAAAACCTCGACACGAATCAGATTATTACCCAACATCAAAGTGATATTTTTATGTTGCCTGCCAGTACGCAAAAAGTCTTTACCGCTTTAGCCGCAAAACTTGCTCTACCGCAGGATTTTCGTTTCCAAACTGCTTTACTGACCAATGGAAAAGTTGAAAATAATGTCTTAAAAGGCGATTTAATTGTGAAATTTACAGGCGATCCCGATTTAACAAGCGGTCAGTTTTACCAACTTTTTAGCGAATTAAAGAAACAAGGTATTCAAAAAATTGAGGGGAATTTGATTTTAGATACTTCGGTTTTTGCTAGCCATGATAAAGCCTCAGGTTGGATTTGGAACGATTTAACCATGTGCTTTAATGCTCCGCCTGCAGCAATCAATATCGATCATAATTGCTTTTATGTCAATTTAAATGCAGATCAACCTGTTGGCGATTATGCCAAAGTAGATGTGCCTTCCGCTTATCCTGTTCAGGTTTTTAGCTCAGCATATATTGTCAGCAAAGAAGATTCCCCTTATTGCCAACTTGATGTGGTAGCACATGATAATAACCGCTATCAAGTAAAAGGTTGTATGGCGCGTCAGCCCACGCCATTTGGTTTAAGTTTTTCGGTTCAAGATCCGACAAGTTATGGTGCAAGCATCAGTTTAGCCAATCTCAAAAAATTGGCAATAACCTTTGATGGGCAGGTAAAAGAAGCCCCTAATCCGCAAAAAGGCACTCTGCTCGCAGAACATTTTTCAAAACCCCTCCCCGATTTACTCAAAAAAATGATGAAAAAATCGGATAACCAAATTGCCGATGCCCTTTTTAGAACGGTCGCTTATCATCAGCAAAACCGCCCTGCTTCATTCCAATTGGCAAGCCATGTTGTTCGTCATTTATTAAACACAAAAGCGAATATGACCTTCAATAACAGCATTATTGCAGATGGTTCGGGGCTTTCTCGACATAATCAGGTTAGCGCAGAAACCATGCTTCAAGCTCTTGAATATATTGCCAAAAATGAAGACAGCTTACAGTTGTTAGAAGCCTTCCCGATTGCCGGTGTTGATGGCACCATTTCTGGCAGAGGCTCTATGATCAACGAACCGTTAGTCAAAAATATCATTGCCAAAACGGGATCTTTAAAAGGCGTTTATAATCTTGCCGGTTTTATGAGAAATGCGAAAGGCGAAAGAATTGCCTTCGTTCAATTCATTAACGGCTATTCTACGGGCGATTTAGAGAGTAAAACCAAACGAGCGCCGTTGGTTAATTTTGAACACAATCTTTTTATGGCTCTTTACCAAGAATAA